The Takifugu rubripes chromosome 7, fTakRub1.2, whole genome shotgun sequence genome has a segment encoding these proteins:
- the LOC105416723 gene encoding mucin-17: protein MDSHLASVLISGSLNVQNGSRCAEGPELVAEVSLESRGRSSPCSAPGNPQPCPVKAAVAIRRDALSITGKKPEVGGTCKPASQEESDIGGLKQPIAANPGVPVLCGRPIRLRCVVPPQRSRPITNSAISRTKDFPRSAFSSVGTLAQKNRNNIHICADGDEEERKEKHDSVKHELFRQAGRREKRPVKTDALNNKVSAHELETSFISSHSPVKLLSPQGIKEEMTEGSILETPLPQQEVDFQPCETSEEQTEPLDLSLPRKKERRGGRILDDSGCESLLIMEVDEYEGEGDRDTVEEDDEAVLRTDSTPQDALLSPFFSTSPAEEDTENLLLIDEQGIPYTLTPDGLKVPQVDVSGSEDPRPERDDSAEDEGRHSPSSAEHDLSQSLDTLAPPAEDHSSSPLPGTDTGSAPADAGQTQAPELFAITSCGPSQAAEPSFQSAQSHAVPCPPSGISAPSQPIQIFPNPPANAPLVFLSSPSSSLLSSAPLGLTLPITVNQSASCSPTPMFLLLSSVPSSSGETTSTPIAVLDPSTGQLSKIDTASVPVSLPLPSSEVSDLSSPLPTISHPVIRLTPNNPPVIIPGVPNVSAGSVFTSFPPPPPPPALQNKLQSGSDVPLPSESNSSIPNSGCKAIVGGDAEEVSHISNEPLPSTASPPHASDGQSPATEPQFDFSGVHTQHLPLDDHLYFSNPAASPSPPAAPVLSPGKLNALDPLDPGSPSNMGPRRVLYCQLCPRVFFYLSDLERHAITHSQKKPHVCQQCGKAFKRSSHLQRHKHIHTGQRNFVCSICAKRFREAGELQRHQRVHTGEKPYQCQLCHTRFAERNTLRRHTKRKHPYHQVAMEMLNEGKGSVRGNEGGVLGMLEEEESAEWYSSTVSNLENSESEGES from the exons ATGGATTCTCATTTGGCATCAGTCCTGATCAGTGGCAGTTTAAATGTCCAAAATGGCAGCCGGTGTGCAGAGGGACCCGAGCTGGTGGCAGAGGTTTCCCTGGAGTCAAGGGGAAGGAGCTCACCCTGCTCTGCACCAGGTAACCCCCAGCCCTGCCCTGTCAAAGCAGCAGTGGCCATCAGGCGAGATGCTCTGTCAATCACTGGGAAAAAGCCAGAAGTGGGCGGGACTTGTAAGCCAGCCTCTCAGGAAGAGAGCGACATTGGTGGGCTCAAGCAGCCAATTGCAGCGAATCCCGGAGTGCCTGTGCTGTGCGGCCGACCAATCAGACTCAGATGTGTTGTCCCCCCACAGCGCAGCAGACCAATCACAAACTCCGCCATCAGCCGAACCAAAGACTTTCCCCGTTCTGCTTTTTCATCTGTTGGAACCCTggcacagaaaaacagaaataacattCACATTTGTGCTGATGGGGacgaggaagagaggaaggaaaaacacgACAGTGTCAAACACGAATTGTTCCGCCAGGCAGGGAGACGGGAAAAACGGCCCGTAAAGACGGACGCCTTGAACAATAAAGTTTCTGCACACGAGTTGGAAACGTCTTTCATTTCTAGCCATAGTCCAGTAAAACTTCTGAGCCCGCAGGGCATTAAAGAAGAGATGACAGAGGGAAGCATCCTGGAGACACCTCTCCCTCAACAAGAGGTGGATTTCCAGCCGTGTGAGACATCTGAGGAACAGACGGAACCCCTGGACTTGAGTTTAccgaggaagaaagagaggcgGGGCGGACGCATCCTGGATGATTCTGGCTGCGAGAGTCTGCTGATCATGGAGGTCGACGAATACGAGGGTgaaggagacagagacacagtggAAGAAGATGACGAGGCTGTGCTGCGTACGGACTCCACGCCCCAGGACGCTCTCCTGTCCCCTTTCTTCTCTACCTCTCCGGCAGAGGAGGACACGGAAAACCTTCTTCTCATAGATGAGCAGGGAATCCCGTATACTCTCACTCCAGACGGGCTCAAAGTGCCGCAGGTGGACGTTTCGGGTTCGGAGGACCCTCGACCGGAGCGGGATGACTCAGCAGAGGACGAAGGCCGCCACTCGCCCTCTTCAGCCGAACACGACCTCAGCCAAAGCTTAGACACGCTCGCGCCCCCTGCCGAAGatcactcctcctctccacttccTGGGACGGACACCGGGTCGGCACCGGCCGATGCCGGGCAGACACAGGCTCCAGAACTCTTCGCCATCACAAGCTGCGGGCCGTCTCAAGCGGCAGAGCCAAGTTTCCAGTCTGCTCAGTCTCATGCTGTTCCGTGTCCTCCCTCTGGAATATCAGCCCCCAGCCAGCCCATTCAGATCTTTCCAAACCCTCCTGCTAACGCTCCACTCGTCTTTctgtcctccccttcctcttctctgctaTCCTCAGCTCCTCTGGGTCTCACGCTCCCCATCACGGTCAACCAGTCAGCTTCCTGTTCTCCCACCCCCATGTTTCTTCTCCTGTCTTCTGTGCCCTCTTCTTCCGGTGAGACTACCTCCACCCCGATCGCTGTCCTGGACCCCTCGACGGGCCAGTTGTCCAAGATCGATACGGCCTCGGTCCcggtctccctccctctgccctcCAGTGAGGTCAGCGACCTCAGTTCCCCTCTACCAACCATATCCCACCCGGTCATCAGGCTGACTCCCAATAACCCCCCTGTCATTATACCGGGAGTACCTAACGTGTCCGCTGGCTCTGTTTTTACCTCCTTCccgcctcccccacccccccctgctCTCCAGAACAAGCTCCAGAGCGGCTCAGATGTTCCCCTCCCCTCCGAGAGCAACTCTTCCATTCCAAACTCGGGATGTAAAGCCATAGTTGGAGGTGATGCTGAAGAAGTGTCACACATAAGCAATGAGCCATTGCCCTCAacagcatcccccccccacGCCTCAGACGGCCAGTCACCAGCCACGGAGCCCCAGTTTGACTTCTCGggcgtgcacacacagcacTTACCTCTGGACGACCATCTCTACTTCTCCAACCCCGCTGCGTCTCCCTCCCCCCCGGCTGCTCCCGTCCTCTCCCCTGGCAAACTCAACGCCCTGGACCCGCTGGACCCCGGGTCCCCCAGCAACATGGGCCCCCGCAGGGTGCTGTACTGCCAGCTGTGCCCGCGGGTCTTCTTTTACCTCTCCGACCTTGAGCGCCACGCAATCACACACTCGCAGAAGAAGCCCCACGTGTGCCAGCAGTGCGGCAAAGCCTTCAAACGCTCCAGCCATCTGCAG AGACACAAGCACATCCACACCGGCCAGAGGAACTTTGTGTGCTCCATCTGTGCCAAACGCTTCAGGGAGGCCGGCGAGCTGCAGCGCCATCAGAGGGTCCACACCGGAGAGAAGCCCTACCAGTGCCAGCTCTGCCACACGCGCTTCGCCGAGCGCAACACGCTTCGCCGCCACACCAAGCGCAAACACCCCTACCATCAAGTAGCCATGGAAATGCTGAACGAAGGAAAAGGAAGCGTTCGAGGAAACGAGGGCGGCGTGCTGGGaatgctggaggaagaggagagcgcGGAATGGTACAGCTCCACCGTGTCCAACCTGGAGAACTCCGAGTCGGAGGGAGAATCCTAA